Part of the Henckelia pumila isolate YLH828 chromosome 2, ASM3356847v2, whole genome shotgun sequence genome is shown below.
CCAACGCTGAGGGTCAGCGAACTACGCCGTCTGTGGTTGCATATACGAAGGCTGGGGATAGGCTGGTTGGGCAAATTGCGAAGCGGCAGGCGGTGGTGAACCCCCAGAATACCTTCTTCTCGGTCAAGAGGTTTATTGGGAGGAAGATGTCGGAGGTGGATGAGGAGTCGAAGCAGGTTTCTTACAATGTGGTGAGGGATGAGAATGGGAATGTTAAGCTCGACTGTCCTGCAATTGGGAAACAGTTTGCTGCTGAGGAAATCTCGGCTCAGGTGTGTGCATAATACCTACTTGTCATTTCCGCCCTTTTAACGGAAGATGTATATCTCGAGGCTAAGTTGATTGTATTAAATTCAGTGCGAATTTTTTTGCTTATGAACTTCataaattttcttttttgaaattgaaatatGAGTGCTTCCATTGTTTGACGCATGATCTTGGAGTTCAGGAGTGTTAAGTATTTTATCCCGAGAACACTTTATTTTCCCCCTCTTGTGCATGTAAACTTTGAGATCAGTAATTGTGCACCCTTCAGGCACATTGCTTTAGCACCTAATGGGTGAGTTTATTGGTGTGAATGGTAATCTTATAGTTGTCACCTGTCGGATCAACTTTTGCCTGATATGTTATCAATTTATTATGATAATTTTGCTGTATGATACACCAAAGTATGTTATTAAACAATGCTTCTTTCGCTATGATACACCAAAGTATGTTATTAAGCAATGCTTCTTTCGCTCTCTGGCTTTAGGTTTTGAGGAAGCTTGTGGATGATGCTTCAAAGTTTTTGAACGACAAGGTCACTAAAGCTGTGGTCACTGTTCCTGCTTACTTCAATGATTCTCAGAGAACTGCAACCAAAGATGCTGGTCGTATTGCTGGCTTAGAAGTTCTCCGTATTATAAATGAGCCCACTGCAGCATCATTGGCCTATGGTTTTGAGAAGAAAAGCAATGAAACTATTCTGGTTTTTGATCTTGGAGGTGGTACCTTTGATGTTTCAGGTACGAAATGTCTCATTTATTTTCTAGCTCATCCCTTGTGTTGGTTCCTCATTTTCTGTTGCTCAACTGAAGCATGGTTGTCATCTTACCCATTCGCTTTGTCGTATCTTTTTGTTTTCCTTAATACTTTTACATTAATTTCTGCTTTAGTTCAAGCATCATTTTTTGTCATGCCAGATTCCAATTTAGAATTCGAGAGCACTCATTTTATCATGAAAATTCTAGTTGAGACCTGTGAACAAACTATAAGCAACAAATTGCTATTTTTTTAGACGCTAACATTGGCTATTTTATCACGTCCAATATATTAAACGAGTGTTTGATTTGTGATACGATGGTCTAGTGTGTTCAATAGTTCATGAATTTTTTAGGCTGTTGACatgaaattattaattttccTTCTTTCTTTTTATTAGTTCTTGAGGTTGGTGATGGTGTGTTTGAAGTGCTATCTACTTCTGGAGATACACATCTTGGTGGTGATGACTTTGACAAGGTTCATATTTCTTGTTGCTTATTCATTGAAGATGACTTTCCATTCTCATTTGTTGCTGCGATATTGGAAATAtgcatatttaattttacaacTGCATTTGATTTCTGATGCTGTCATTCACTTTTTTGGATTTCATCCAGAGAATTGTCGATTGGCTTGCTGCAAATTTCAAAAAGGATGAGGGGATAGATCTTTTGAAGGACAAGCAAGCTCTTCAACGTCTGACTGAGACAGCAGAGAAGGCCAAGATGGAATTGTCATCTTTGACGCAAACTAATATCAGGCATGTTTAACTTTCAAAATTTGCTGACACAATTTGCAAATTCTTAGATGCTTAATTGTTTACATTGTTTTCTTCCTTTTGCTAGTTTGCCTTTCATTACTGCCACTGCTGATGGACCGAAACATATTGAAACAACTATTACACGTGCTAAATTTGAGGAGTTATGCTCAGATTTACTGGACAGGTAAGTTGAATAATTTGTGAGTGATTAACATGATgtgataatataatattttgccGCTTATTGGAGGAAAATGTTTCCTTATCAGACTCAAAACACCTGTTCAAAATTCATTGAGGGATGCGAAGCTGTCTTTCAGTGATATTGATGAAGTTATCCTTGTTGGTGGTTCCACGCGTATTCCAGCTGTCCAGGAACTTGTCAAGAAATTGACTGGAAAGGACCCAAATGTTACTGTCAACCCTGATGAAGTTGTTGCCCTCGGAGCAGCAGTTCAGGTTTGGGCATGCCCTCTATTAGCTGTTTTATTCTTGCTTAGTAACATAGTTTGACAAACATTCTtgcttattttatttgtttaggCTGGTGTTTTGGCAGGAGATGTTAGCGATATAGTCCTTCTGGATGTAATCCCACTATCTTTGGGGTTGGAAACACTTGGTGGGGTAATGACCAAGATTATTCCTAGAAATACCACTTTACCTACCTCAAAATCAGAGGTGTTCTCAACAGCAGCTGATGGTCAGACAAGTGTTGAGATAAATGTCCTTCAAGGTGAGAGAGAGTTTGTTAGAGATAACAAATCTTTAGGCAGTTTTCGTCTTGATGGAATTCCTCCAGCCCCTCGTGGAGTTCCTCAAATTGAGGTTAAATTTGACATCGATGCAAATGGAATCCTCTCTGTCGCTGCCATTGACAAGGGAACTGGGAAAAAGCAAGATATCACAATTACTGGTGCCAGCACATTGCCTAGTGATGAGGTAAGAGTTTTTGATGGTGTCTTAACCATATTCATGCCCTACAAACAACCACTGCAGCAACCCACTAGAATCGAGCTAATTAAATGAAAGTTTGTCTTTTAAATTTAACTACTATTAAACCAGCGTCGACTACTAATTAAACTTATCtggaaattttcaattttttttccccAATGCTGATCCAGTGCTCTTATTTTACTACAGGTGCAGAGAATGGTTAACGAAGCTGAAAAATTTGCAAAAGAAGACAAAGAGAAGAGAGATGCTATAGATACAAAAAATCAGGCTGATTCTGTAGTTTACCAGACGGAGAAGCAATTGAAGGAACTTGGAGACAAAGTTCCTGCCCCAGTTAAAGAAAAGGTTGAGACAAAACTCGGAGAACTTAAGGATGCCATTTCTGGTGGCTCAACCCAAGCAATGAAGGACGCAATGAGTGCTCTAAATCAAGAGGTTATGCAGCTTGGCCAATCATTATATAACCAACCAGGTGCAACACCTGGTACTGGCCCCACACCTGGTGGGGGAGCTAGCTCTTCTGAATCATCAGGCAAGGGACCTGAAGGAGATGTCATTGATGCCGATTTCACAGACAGCAAATGAGGGGCATGAAACAGATATCAAGCCTGGTCAGCGATATTAATCATCATTCCTTGTGTTTATACAGGAATATTTTTGCTCGATTTTGATAGAGACAGGATGTTTGAGCAAATTTAGTTATCACACAATTTGACAGTATTTAAACATCCTAAACGTTTTCACCCACTAGATTGTACCATCTGGCAACACCAGCGATGGGTTAGGGAGTTCTATATAGTAAATTCCACCATTTCACTGTCCTTTTCACCGCAATGTTTGCTTGAGTTGGGTACCGGGTTGTTTGTAGCTTTTGAAAGTCCTTTTTATCATACATGCTCGTCTGTTTCAATCCTAATATGCTCGCCAAACAACACTCACGTGCATTTACAACCAAATATTACAGATGAATTTCCGGACACCATATTTACCAATTTGTTGGAAACGTTTTCATGCAACGAGACGAGTAGGGATGCATCAGCAATCGCAAGAAATGTCTTGATACTACTAGTTAGTAGTTAGACGTTCAGTGGCAAACATATGGAGCATGCACGAGGCCGCCACTGGACTTCACAATCCAATCCATAAAAATCTCTGATTAAACCGTGGTGAGTAAATTTAAACACACAGAGCCATATTtcataacaaaagaaatcatgGCCGACAACAATTATGAAAAACACAATTAATTCCTTCGTATTATCGTATATCTAAACTTCATGGCCAGAAACGTCAAAACTTCGGCAAATAACGATAGTAGACAAATTTGGAAGAGAAACAGTAAAATGCAAATAAAACAGAATGGGTTCATCAGATTCGAAGCAGAAATGTTGGTCCAAAAATTGTGTGCTCACTGTCCTCACCAAACCACTTGGTAATTTTCAGTAGACAGCTGAGTTCTCTGTGAAAATTTTGGCGGATTCCCGCCTCTCAATGGCAAGATATTGACGACCTGCCATAGTAGAATTCAGTAATATTACAACACTAACTGAAAGGACATCCATTCAAGACAAGAATTGAAGCTCTTTGTTCGTTGTTTAATGAGTCATTTGTCTATGAATATAGTAACTTAGCAATAAGTATTTCCTATAACAAAGGGATGGAGAGAAAAACCTTTAAATCACTGAAAGtgcttgaagaagtaaaagacgCAGAAATTGGGAATAACTCAGAAGAATCTACAGCAGGAATGACGAATTCCATAGATCCACTGCAAAGGTATCCAATATCCGATTAAAACTGAATACGAACACTATGAAACATCAAATAAGAAAATTTGTAGCAAACTGACCTGCGATTTGAGTTATCAATGAGCACAATAGACCACTCTAAAATAGACTTTCGGGAATCATACCTACaatttacataaaaaaaaatgttcacAAATGCTCGGTATTCAGAAAATGTTCAACTgatttctttttaatttatgcATGAATCCCCACGTAACCAACACAATTCCATATAATGCTAACATACAAGTCTAGTCACACtccaaaattttaaatgaatatcTGCAGGTTTAAGTAACTTAAGTTGAAACTACGACAGACACCATGCGGCAAAGGGAACTCATCGAATCCTGGCTATATCACAAGGATCAtatgtgaataaaataaatcttCACCTCCACTCCCCATCAATCTGTTGTACTTTTGGTGGATCTCTCAGAGCAGGAAGAGGAATCGAAATTAAAACATTCTGTAGATTAAACATAGTTGGAACTTCATACTCCAAATTCACATAGGTCTCATTTCCAGAAACAGAAGGCCAGCAGTTTACTGAAAGATTACAAGTGAAGAAGCTGATAAATGAaatttatatatctatatctatctatTTAAACATGCATATTACTGTGAAAAGGAAACATTAAAAACAAAGCTTACTCGACAGTGGCACATAAGACTCATTGGCACTTTGCATTCTCCACTTCAACAGACTAGCACCATCACCTGACTGGCCAGTAGGAAATGGTCTATGCGGATCCTTGAGACCTAGAATATTTTCACCGGAAAACAATTCCTTGTTGACATTGGGGTGAGTTTTAAACAGAATTCCTGGATTACCACCAGTTTCTATCTGAAAATCGACCGAAATGAATTGTCTATGAGATATATGCTAACTCCTCGAACAAAAAAGCAACAAGGTAAAGGGTGAATAGGGATGAAGGATGTTGGGAAAAAAAAACTAGAAACCTGAACTTGGATGTGTCCATCCTCTTGGTTTAGTATTTGGAGTGACAAGGTACCCTGCAGATCAAAGTTTACAATACCACCATCCTGTTTGAAAGTTATGTTAAGCTTTTCTTCCACGCTTAATGTAACAGGATCACTTGGAGGTGGAGTAGCTGTTTTGGACTGACCAATGCTTGGTCTGACATCTTCAACAATCACTTCACCTTCAGCTTTGAGAGATTCCAAAAATTGGTTGGCTCTTTGGGTTTTCCCTAGCTGCATACCAAGGCCTTTATTTGGAGCAGGAGCAGAAAGTGGAGAACGTCCTAATCGTTGAAGTTCCGAAGCAACATAATTAGATAATGCTCAATCATTTGTAAGCATCTCAAGACCAAATATGCCAGGGAAAACATGTACTGACAAAGCACCAGTAACTACTTGAAATCATCTGAATCAGTTATAAACAGGACCACAAGTTATCATAGTGATAGTCTTGTTTGCATATGAATGACACATCCAGATTGTTCCAACCAGAGAACGGTATAGTTTAGGTTCAGATGATTCTTTGAAATGTCATcagcctgaagtgatctctaaagGAAATTACAGCTAAATGATGTCTTGTTTGCATCAGCAGCAGCCTCCATATTAAATATAATTGCCCATGACAAGTCATGAAAAAGACCATTTGATTTGCTCGCTACTAAATATTGGACATCCCTTCGCTATATTACTTTACATTACTCATAATGCAATTTTTTAAGGAATGGAATGACCTATAAGTACAGTAAACtgtaaaaatcaaacaaaactaCCCTGAGCTAGCACACAGATTATGACTGGTTGGATTTAACTATTACTTGCTCCATGTCTCTTCCTCTTCCCACATCAATAAAGAAAAGAACAAGGAAAATGTACAGAAATAGAATAATACCCTGAGGAATAAATAGATCCATTTCATTCATTCCATAGTCAGATGACACATTTTCTAGCAATTTCACCTTTTAATTGACTGCAATTACAAACAATAAAACAACTGCCGCATGGAAAAAGGTAGAGAATGCAGAAAACTTCAAGTACATTAAAATAGGTTAGGTGTTAAGTCATGCAACTTATTTGATAGTTAAATAAAGTTTGAATTAAAAGGTGGTGAAAAATCACAAGCTCCACCAACAAAGAATTTATGCGGCACAATAATCATTTTCATGAAGTAGATGATGTTAGTAACTAGTTTTTCAATTCCAAAAGTAACCTAACACATACCTTTGGGCTTAGTGGGAAGGGATTCCATGTCAGTACTTATTCCCAAGCCTGAATCACTTCCGAAACCACCAGTATTCCTAGATATACTGGTGTCACTGCCAAAGCCACCATCAATTCTTCCAGAACTCATTGACTGCATAGACATAAATCCTCCTTTCTC
Proteins encoded:
- the LOC140880368 gene encoding stromal 70 kDa heat shock-related protein, chloroplastic, whose amino-acid sequence is MASSTAQIHALGATTHFTSSNRLNNNPSKTVFFGTKLNNTVSFGLNLKSKASRRFRVVAEKVVGIDLGTTNSAVAAMEGGKPTIVTNAEGQRTTPSVVAYTKAGDRLVGQIAKRQAVVNPQNTFFSVKRFIGRKMSEVDEESKQVSYNVVRDENGNVKLDCPAIGKQFAAEEISAQVLRKLVDDASKFLNDKVTKAVVTVPAYFNDSQRTATKDAGRIAGLEVLRIINEPTAASLAYGFEKKSNETILVFDLGGGTFDVSVLEVGDGVFEVLSTSGDTHLGGDDFDKRIVDWLAANFKKDEGIDLLKDKQALQRLTETAEKAKMELSSLTQTNISLPFITATADGPKHIETTITRAKFEELCSDLLDRLKTPVQNSLRDAKLSFSDIDEVILVGGSTRIPAVQELVKKLTGKDPNVTVNPDEVVALGAAVQAGVLAGDVSDIVLLDVIPLSLGLETLGGVMTKIIPRNTTLPTSKSEVFSTAADGQTSVEINVLQGEREFVRDNKSLGSFRLDGIPPAPRGVPQIEVKFDIDANGILSVAAIDKGTGKKQDITITGASTLPSDEVQRMVNEAEKFAKEDKEKRDAIDTKNQADSVVYQTEKQLKELGDKVPAPVKEKVETKLGELKDAISGGSTQAMKDAMSALNQEVMQLGQSLYNQPGATPGTGPTPGGGASSSESSGKGPEGDVIDADFTDSK
- the LOC140880293 gene encoding coatomer subunit delta-like, with amino-acid sequence MVVLAASIISKSGKVLVSRQFVDMSRIRIEGYLAAFPKLVGTGKQHTYVETENVRYVYQPIESLYLLLVTNKQSNILEDLETLRLLSKLVPEYSYSLDEEGIGKTAFEILFAFDEVISLGHKENVTVAQVKQYCEMESHEERLHKLVLQSKINETKDVMKRKASEIDKNKIEKNRGEKGGFMSMQSMSSGRIDGGFGSDTSISRNTGGFGSDSGLGISTDMESLPTKPKGRSPLSAPAPNKGLGMQLGKTQRANQFLESLKAEGEVIVEDVRPSIGQSKTATPPPSDPVTLSVEEKLNITFKQDGGIVNFDLQGTLSLQILNQEDGHIQVQIETGGNPGILFKTHPNVNKELFSGENILGLKDPHRPFPTGQSGDGASLLKWRMQSANESYVPLSINCWPSVSGNETYVNLEYEVPTMFNLQNVLISIPLPALRDPPKVQQIDGEWRYDSRKSILEWSIVLIDNSNRSGSMEFVIPAVDSSELFPISASFTSSSTFSDLKVVNILPLRGGNPPKFSQRTQLSTENYQVVW